One genomic region from Muriicola soli encodes:
- a CDS encoding TolC family protein, which yields MKQVIIVFFILFATGLKAQTLDDYFKIASENNPGLLAQHREFEAALQQVTQISSLPDPSLSVSAFGQMVETRVGPQQARFSLSQMFPWFGTLKAQGDAASLIAESKYQDYLNSKNRLYFELSKVYYPLYELRELSKLEERNVEILESFKTVSNSKFKNGNGTLVDILRVDIMLKEAKTKLGILRKKEKPLQESFNALLNRNEKDPVIIVDSLFLEPLSIDSLHDSINPVHPLIYAEELRVKAGEASEQAALKKGLPNLGIGLDYIMVGNRTDLPAGAVVPMDNGKDAIMPMVTVSLPIFRGKYKAAVKEAQLMQESYAYRKMEVINTLQAEYEQVLYEISEQSDLINLYAEQRNESEQILNLLLSSYGNSGKDFEEVLRMQQQILNFDKSKVSALTQYTIAKAKLEYITAKRF from the coding sequence ATGAAGCAGGTTATCATCGTATTCTTCATCTTGTTCGCTACCGGCCTGAAGGCGCAGACTCTGGACGATTATTTTAAAATCGCCTCAGAGAACAATCCGGGCCTGTTAGCTCAGCACAGGGAATTTGAAGCTGCATTACAGCAGGTAACTCAGATTAGCAGCCTGCCCGATCCCTCGCTTTCAGTTAGTGCCTTTGGGCAAATGGTGGAAACTCGTGTGGGGCCTCAACAGGCCCGGTTTTCACTATCACAGATGTTTCCATGGTTTGGTACGCTGAAAGCCCAGGGCGATGCCGCCAGCCTGATAGCGGAATCAAAATACCAGGATTATTTGAACTCAAAGAACAGGCTGTACTTTGAACTCTCTAAGGTTTATTACCCCTTGTATGAACTCCGGGAATTAAGTAAGCTGGAGGAAAGGAATGTAGAAATCCTTGAATCTTTTAAGACGGTATCCAATTCCAAATTTAAAAATGGAAATGGGACCCTGGTGGATATTTTGCGGGTCGACATCATGTTAAAGGAGGCAAAGACCAAGCTGGGAATTCTCAGGAAAAAAGAAAAACCATTACAGGAAAGCTTCAACGCCTTGCTGAACCGTAATGAAAAAGACCCAGTTATAATAGTAGATTCTCTTTTTCTTGAACCCTTATCTATAGATTCTTTACACGATTCTATTAACCCGGTACATCCACTTATATATGCAGAGGAATTAAGGGTCAAAGCTGGGGAGGCATCAGAACAGGCGGCACTAAAGAAAGGTCTGCCTAATCTGGGTATTGGTCTGGATTATATCATGGTTGGAAACCGTACGGATTTGCCTGCAGGGGCGGTTGTTCCGATGGATAATGGTAAGGATGCGATCATGCCTATGGTGACCGTAAGCCTTCCTATCTTCAGGGGAAAATATAAGGCAGCGGTTAAAGAAGCGCAATTAATGCAGGAGAGTTACGCGTATAGAAAGATGGAAGTTATAAATACCCTTCAAGCCGAATACGAACAGGTTTTATATGAGATCAGTGAACAGTCTGATCTGATCAACCTTTATGCGGAACAGCGCAATGAATCGGAACAGATACTCAACCTGCTCCTCTCATCCTATGGCAACTCGGGAAAGGATTTTGAAGAAGTTCTTAGGATGCAGCAGCAAATTTTAAATTTTGATAAATCAAAAGTCAGCGCTTTAACTCAATACACTATTGCGAAGGCAAAACTGGA
- a CDS encoding efflux RND transporter permease subunit, with protein MLKRTIKYFLENKLVTVLLLISLTTWGIITSPFNWDTGFLPEDPVPVDAIPDIGENQQIVLTQWPGRSPQDIEDQISYPMTTYLLGIPGVKTIRSSSMFGFSSIYIIFDEDTEFYWSRSRILEKLNALPTGILPEGVTPVLGPDATALGQVYWYTLEGRDKDNNPTGGWDLQEIRSIQDFYVKYGLSAVEGVSEVASIGGFVQEYQIDVNPDALKAYNIPLYRVMQAVKNSNKDVGAKTIEINQAEYLVRGLGYIKNTSDIEKAVVAVQNNVPVRIRDIGVVSLGPSTRRGVLDKGGAEVVGGVVVARYGSNPLAVINNVKEKIKEIAPGLPKKTLANGVESQLTIVPFYDRTQLIQETIGTLENALSHEILISIIVVLVLVLNLRASLIISGLLPIGVLMTFIVMRYSGVDANVVALSGIAIAIGVMVDVGIVFVENIIRHLEMPENEGVKGKELMQLIYKATVEVASAITTALATTVVSFIPVFAMESAEGKLFKPLAFTKTFALLSAFILGIVVLPALAHFIFGINYNKQRVRRFWSVLLIVSGILFSIYFSMFLPIALTLIGINNLLEPRWPEKYKAYPTYINLGLTIFIASFFLSQEWLPLGPQNGTIINFIFVLFLIGIILAALLAIVHFYETVLKWCLENKGKFMLIPAVTLFFGLLVWLGFNSTFGFMAKGLESIGWNNVRQTSGWTAASELFPGIGSEFMPSLDEGSYLLMPTSMPHSGIEYNRKVVGQIDMLVGNIPEVDMVVGKLGRAETALDPAPISMFENIINYKPEFILNEEGRRVRFKVDRKDRFITVNQDSLTNDEALAKGISRKDLLADENGKFYRNWRPHIKSPDDIWDEIVEVTKIPGVTSAPKLQPIETRLVMLQTGMRAPMGIKVYGPNLKSIEAFGMQLESILKEVPSVKKEAVFADRIVGKPYLHLNINRDEISRYGLTIEDVQQSIETAIGGMKITSTVEGRERFPVRVRYPRELRDNPEALRKILIPTPVGAQIPLSQLVEFEYVKGPQAIKSENTFLVGYVLFDKKDGFAEVTVVEDAQKTIQQKIDTGELTVPAGISYKFSGSYENQIRAVSRLAIVIPISLIIIFLLLFFQFKTVIASSIHFSGVFVAFAGGFIMLWLYGQDWFLNFSVSGVNMRDLFQMQTINLSVAVWVGFIALFGIATDDGVIMGTYIHQVFEEKDPKTIPAVRAAVLEAGKKRVRPAMMTAAVAIIALLPVLTSTGKGADIMIPMAIPTFGGMAIQIMTMFVVPVLQAFWRETVIKNQTKKIA; from the coding sequence ATGTTGAAAAGAACTATAAAATACTTTTTAGAGAACAAACTGGTAACTGTTCTTTTGCTGATTTCCCTTACCACATGGGGTATCATCACCTCTCCCTTTAACTGGGATACAGGATTTTTACCTGAAGACCCTGTACCTGTTGATGCCATTCCCGATATTGGCGAAAATCAGCAAATAGTCCTTACTCAGTGGCCCGGAAGATCACCCCAGGATATAGAGGATCAGATATCATATCCGATGACTACTTATTTACTCGGAATCCCAGGGGTTAAGACCATCCGAAGTTCTTCCATGTTCGGGTTTTCGAGTATTTACATCATTTTTGACGAAGACACCGAGTTTTACTGGTCGCGTTCCCGAATCCTTGAAAAATTAAATGCCCTGCCGACAGGTATCCTACCAGAGGGCGTCACTCCCGTATTAGGTCCGGATGCCACTGCTCTGGGTCAGGTTTACTGGTATACCCTGGAAGGGCGGGACAAGGATAACAATCCCACAGGTGGTTGGGATCTACAGGAAATCAGAAGTATACAGGATTTCTATGTGAAATATGGCCTTAGTGCTGTGGAAGGTGTATCTGAAGTGGCTTCCATAGGAGGCTTTGTGCAGGAATACCAGATCGATGTAAATCCCGATGCCCTAAAAGCGTACAATATCCCCCTATACCGTGTCATGCAGGCGGTAAAAAACTCCAACAAAGATGTAGGAGCAAAGACCATCGAGATCAATCAGGCCGAATATCTGGTAAGGGGACTTGGGTATATCAAAAACACATCCGATATAGAAAAGGCGGTCGTAGCCGTACAGAATAACGTCCCTGTGCGTATCAGGGACATCGGAGTGGTTAGCCTGGGACCTTCTACCCGGAGAGGGGTGCTCGATAAAGGAGGGGCAGAAGTAGTGGGGGGTGTGGTAGTTGCTCGTTATGGTTCTAATCCTTTGGCCGTTATCAATAACGTCAAAGAAAAAATTAAGGAAATTGCCCCTGGCCTCCCTAAAAAAACACTGGCAAATGGAGTTGAAAGTCAATTGACCATTGTTCCCTTTTATGATCGGACACAACTCATCCAGGAAACGATTGGAACACTGGAGAATGCACTGTCTCATGAAATTTTGATCAGTATCATTGTTGTGCTTGTCCTGGTTCTTAATTTAAGGGCTTCGCTTATCATTTCCGGACTTCTGCCAATTGGCGTGTTGATGACATTTATCGTCATGCGATACTCCGGTGTGGATGCCAACGTCGTAGCACTTTCGGGTATTGCCATTGCCATTGGGGTGATGGTAGATGTGGGTATTGTCTTTGTGGAAAACATCATCCGTCATCTGGAGATGCCTGAAAATGAAGGTGTGAAAGGAAAAGAGTTGATGCAGCTCATTTACAAGGCCACCGTAGAGGTTGCCTCAGCAATAACCACGGCCCTTGCGACTACAGTAGTTAGTTTTATCCCTGTTTTTGCCATGGAATCAGCAGAAGGAAAGCTCTTTAAGCCCCTGGCATTCACAAAAACCTTTGCCCTGCTCAGTGCTTTTATTCTGGGGATTGTAGTACTGCCGGCCCTGGCGCATTTTATTTTTGGAATCAACTACAACAAACAGAGAGTAAGACGATTCTGGTCTGTTCTTCTCATAGTGTCGGGAATCCTTTTTTCGATCTACTTTTCCATGTTTCTGCCCATTGCCCTTACATTGATTGGCATTAATAACCTTCTCGAACCCAGGTGGCCCGAGAAGTATAAGGCATATCCAACCTATATCAATCTGGGTCTCACCATTTTTATAGCTTCCTTTTTCCTGTCTCAAGAATGGTTGCCACTTGGACCTCAGAATGGAACGATCATCAACTTCATCTTTGTGTTGTTCCTCATCGGGATCATCCTGGCAGCCCTGCTCGCGATCGTACATTTCTACGAGACCGTTTTAAAGTGGTGCCTGGAGAATAAAGGGAAGTTTATGCTTATTCCGGCAGTCACTCTTTTCTTTGGCCTGCTGGTCTGGCTTGGCTTTAATTCCACCTTTGGTTTTATGGCGAAAGGACTGGAATCTATCGGCTGGAATAATGTGCGACAGACTTCTGGCTGGACAGCAGCATCAGAACTGTTTCCCGGCATCGGATCTGAATTTATGCCTTCCCTGGACGAGGGCAGTTACCTGCTGATGCCTACTTCCATGCCCCATTCTGGGATAGAATACAACCGGAAGGTAGTTGGGCAAATCGATATGCTGGTGGGGAATATTCCCGAGGTGGATATGGTAGTTGGCAAGCTGGGACGTGCCGAGACGGCACTGGATCCGGCTCCTATCTCCATGTTTGAGAATATCATCAATTACAAACCCGAATTTATCCTAAATGAAGAGGGGAGAAGGGTTAGGTTTAAAGTAGACAGGAAAGATCGGTTTATTACCGTAAATCAGGACAGCCTCACTAACGACGAGGCTCTGGCTAAAGGTATTTCCCGGAAGGATCTGCTTGCAGATGAGAATGGTAAATTCTACAGGAACTGGCGACCCCATATTAAATCACCAGACGATATCTGGGATGAGATCGTTGAGGTTACCAAAATACCCGGAGTGACTTCAGCTCCTAAGTTGCAGCCCATTGAAACCCGACTGGTTATGTTGCAGACGGGGATGCGCGCTCCAATGGGAATTAAAGTGTACGGCCCTAACCTGAAGTCGATAGAGGCCTTCGGGATGCAGCTCGAATCCATTTTAAAGGAAGTGCCCTCCGTAAAAAAGGAAGCAGTTTTTGCCGATCGCATCGTAGGTAAACCTTATCTGCATTTAAATATCAATCGGGATGAAATATCAAGGTACGGCCTTACTATCGAAGATGTGCAGCAAAGTATTGAAACGGCTATTGGCGGGATGAAAATCACCTCTACGGTTGAAGGAAGGGAAAGATTCCCGGTACGGGTGAGATATCCAAGGGAGCTGAGGGATAACCCTGAAGCCCTGCGCAAAATATTGATCCCAACTCCGGTTGGCGCCCAGATTCCGCTTTCTCAGCTGGTTGAATTTGAATATGTGAAGGGGCCACAGGCAATCAAAAGCGAAAACACCTTTTTGGTGGGATATGTACTGTTTGATAAAAAGGACGGTTTTGCCGAAGTCACTGTAGTAGAGGATGCCCAAAAAACTATTCAACAAAAAATTGATACAGGAGAGTTAACGGTACCGGCCGGGATCAGCTATAAGTTTTCTGGGAGTTATGAAAATCAGATCCGAGCCGTGAGCAGACTGGCCATTGTTATTCCGATCAGTCTGATTATTATTTTCCTACTCCTCTTCTTCCAGTTTAAAACCGTGATTGCCTCCTCCATCCATTTTTCAGGAGTTTTTGTAGCCTTTGCCGGCGGGTTTATAATGTTGTGGTTATACGGACAGGACTGGTTCCTCAATTTCTCGGTATCGGGAGTGAATATGAGAGATTTGTTTCAAATGCAGACCATCAACCTGAGTGTGGCTGTATGGGTTGGATTTATTGCCCTGTTTGGAATTGCCACTGATGATGGTGTAATCATGGGAACCTATATCCATCAGGTCTTTGAAGAAAAAGATCCAAAAACGATACCGGCTGTAAGGGCCGCTGTCCTTGAAGCCGGAAAGAAAAGGGTGCGGCCTGCTATGATGACGGCCGCCGTGGCTATAATAGCCTTACTCCCGGTGCTTACTTCAACGGGCAAGGGAGCTGATATTATGATCCCTATGGCAATACCCACTTTTGGGGGAATGGCCATTCAGATTATGACCATGTTCGTTGTACCCGTACTTCAGGCGTTCTGGAGGGAGACCGTGATTAAAAATCAAACTAAAAAAATAGCATAA
- a CDS encoding HYC_CC_PP family protein, whose protein sequence is MSQIEQKAKAVFFAFLVLFSTLSISADMHYCGKTLVDFKLYEEAEGCGMAMAELMGVDAESISSLMPCCSDVEIHIQGQDDLQKSSLDIDFISTTSFLSPPFITFNRTQNVSGKEIRFEEYLPPPLLVDIQILDQTFLI, encoded by the coding sequence ATGAGTCAAATAGAACAGAAGGCAAAAGCCGTATTCTTTGCATTTTTAGTGCTTTTTTCCACCTTATCCATTTCGGCGGATATGCACTATTGCGGTAAGACCCTGGTAGACTTCAAGCTCTACGAGGAAGCAGAGGGTTGCGGTATGGCGATGGCTGAATTGATGGGTGTTGATGCAGAATCTATTTCCTCCCTAATGCCTTGTTGTTCTGACGTAGAAATTCATATTCAGGGACAGGATGATCTGCAAAAGAGCTCGCTTGATATTGACTTTATCAGCACTACGTCCTTTTTATCCCCACCATTTATAACTTTCAATCGTACGCAAAACGTTTCTGGAAAAGAGATTCGTTTTGAAGAATACTTACCCCCACCTCTCCTGGTGGATATCCAGATACTGGACCAGACATTTCTGATTTAA
- a CDS encoding DUF5777 family beta-barrel protein, whose product MKLRKIVLFIILLVAFGAWAQEAEKDSIQDKPERPAFESSYIIDNPTNILFNKNTLEILMSHRFGTINGGTNDLAGFWAPANIRIAASYAVHDRVTIGFGTTKFDRLQDFNWKFKLIEQTRSGKIPVSVSYYGNFVIDARPKENFALEQHRYSYFNQLIIAKRFSRNFSMQIAPSISHYNLVEQRLRNDKFAVSLGGRYKVSPQTAVLFDYTQPFTHHLDGTGLNSYPRPGISLGVEFATSGHAFQLFISNYDGIVPQKNIMFNQNDFFNGDYLIGFNITRKYNF is encoded by the coding sequence ATGAAACTACGTAAAATAGTCCTTTTTATTATCCTGCTGGTGGCCTTCGGTGCCTGGGCACAGGAAGCTGAAAAGGATTCTATTCAGGATAAACCCGAGAGGCCTGCTTTTGAAAGTTCCTACATCATAGACAACCCAACCAATATACTCTTTAACAAGAATACCCTTGAGATTCTGATGTCTCATCGTTTCGGAACCATCAATGGCGGTACCAATGACCTCGCTGGTTTCTGGGCTCCGGCGAATATTCGTATCGCGGCTTCCTATGCCGTCCACGACCGTGTGACCATTGGATTCGGGACCACGAAGTTTGACCGTTTACAGGATTTCAACTGGAAATTTAAATTGATTGAGCAAACCCGGTCCGGAAAGATCCCGGTAAGCGTGTCCTATTACGGGAATTTTGTAATCGATGCTCGTCCCAAGGAAAATTTCGCTCTGGAACAACACCGATACTCTTATTTTAATCAACTTATCATCGCGAAGCGATTCAGCCGAAACTTCTCCATGCAGATCGCACCCAGCATCTCCCACTACAATCTGGTAGAACAACGATTGCGCAACGATAAGTTTGCTGTTTCCCTTGGAGGACGATATAAGGTGAGTCCGCAGACAGCCGTATTATTCGATTATACTCAACCCTTTACTCACCATCTGGACGGTACAGGCCTGAATAGCTATCCCAGGCCAGGTATAAGTTTAGGTGTTGAATTTGCAACATCGGGTCACGCCTTTCAACTGTTCATAAGTAACTACGATGGCATCGTGCCTCAGAAAAACATTATGTTCAATCAAAATGACTTTTTTAACGGTGATTACCTGATAGGGTTCAACATTACCAGAAAATATAATTTCTAA
- a CDS encoding 4Fe-4S dicluster domain-containing protein, producing the protein MEEKNTNPRRKFLDTGLKAGLLTAIGAAAAKAAMNIDKAYSAEEETIELMTPGGTLVEVPVSQVEEIPELKDGDYKVREGFPNRKFVMVVDLARCKNAKKCITACNKTHFITGENAWLKVYKMQESEKSAPYWQPTMCMHCDKPPCVKVCPVDATFKRQDGLVLIDNERCIGCRFCMAACPYSTRVFNWEEPKQGEMTEIYLQMEEMEHMGHEMHSPDYAGLPSLKGTVDKCDFCPHMIDQEELPHCVTACPNGVFFFGDAYEDTVTNGDETFRLSKLLEEKAGYRLLENLGTEPSVYYLPPSDRLVNFEEGLENYTEYESVEKPETPENTEEL; encoded by the coding sequence ATGGAAGAAAAAAACACCAATCCCAGAAGGAAGTTCCTGGACACCGGCCTGAAAGCAGGTTTGCTGACCGCGATTGGAGCAGCAGCGGCAAAAGCAGCCATGAATATAGATAAGGCCTACTCTGCCGAAGAGGAAACCATTGAATTAATGACCCCCGGTGGAACTCTGGTCGAAGTTCCGGTTTCCCAGGTCGAAGAGATCCCGGAATTGAAGGATGGCGATTACAAAGTAAGGGAAGGTTTCCCCAACCGGAAGTTTGTCATGGTCGTAGATCTCGCACGGTGCAAGAATGCAAAAAAATGTATTACCGCCTGCAATAAAACCCACTTCATCACCGGTGAAAATGCTTGGCTGAAAGTATATAAGATGCAGGAATCTGAGAAATCTGCCCCTTACTGGCAACCCACCATGTGTATGCATTGTGACAAACCTCCCTGTGTAAAGGTCTGTCCGGTTGATGCCACATTTAAAAGACAGGATGGTTTGGTGCTGATCGACAATGAACGCTGTATCGGATGCCGGTTCTGTATGGCTGCCTGCCCCTACTCCACCCGTGTATTCAACTGGGAAGAGCCCAAACAAGGGGAAATGACTGAAATTTACCTCCAGATGGAAGAGATGGAACATATGGGTCATGAGATGCATTCACCTGACTATGCCGGTCTGCCCAGTCTGAAAGGTACTGTGGACAAATGTGATTTTTGCCCTCATATGATAGACCAGGAAGAACTGCCCCATTGTGTCACCGCATGTCCTAATGGGGTCTTCTTCTTCGGTGACGCTTACGAGGATACCGTAACCAATGGTGATGAGACCTTTAGATTGAGTAAGCTTCTGGAGGAAAAAGCGGGATACAGGTTGTTGGAAAACCTAGGAACAGAACCGAGTGTATACTATCTGCCCCCGTCTGACCGACTGGTGAATTTCGAGGAAGGGCTGGAAAATTATACGGAATACGAATCAGTAGAAAAACCCGAAACCCCGGAAAATACTGAAGAATTATGA
- the nrfD gene encoding NrfD/PsrC family molybdoenzyme membrane anchor subunit, which yields MKDLNNLIQDLAPKKFTVLGKVWTGFLILVIIAALVCYYFQLRDGLIITEMRDYALWGVYISNFVFFVAISLVGSLMTAILRLSGANWSTPLTRISEIIAVAAIIMAGLTIIIDMGRPDRILYLFTHGRLQSPIIWDVVVISTYLVISLLLLYYPLLPDFAILKRYFSKNGTASKWYGKLSLNWSGTEQQNKLYNKSIRILSIMIIPVAFGIHTVTAWLFATTYRPGWDSTNFGPYFIAGAFVAGAGAVITIMFFLRKSHGLENYITDAHFDKMGKLLVLLCLLYLYFNVNEYLVPAYKMTVEEGVHLNELFLGQYAALFYLVIVGGLIVPIIVLLSPKGRKPFPVFIMGMIVVLGAWWKRYLIVTPTLLHPFLPIQGVPESWHHYYPSTMEWIITFGTLAGALLIITILVRYVPIIPIHETAEEMGIAETEKN from the coding sequence ATGAAGGACTTAAACAATTTGATACAGGACCTGGCACCTAAAAAATTCACTGTTTTGGGGAAGGTGTGGACAGGGTTTCTCATCCTGGTCATCATCGCAGCCTTGGTTTGCTATTATTTTCAGTTGCGTGATGGCCTGATCATCACCGAAATGAGGGATTATGCCCTATGGGGAGTCTACATCTCGAATTTTGTCTTCTTTGTTGCCATAAGTCTGGTGGGTTCCCTTATGACTGCCATTCTCAGGTTATCCGGGGCGAACTGGAGCACTCCACTTACCCGAATTTCTGAGATCATCGCCGTGGCAGCCATTATCATGGCAGGCCTGACGATCATCATTGATATGGGGCGTCCTGACAGGATCCTCTATTTGTTTACCCATGGTCGATTACAGTCCCCTATAATTTGGGATGTCGTCGTCATCTCCACATACCTGGTGATAAGCCTTTTGCTCCTGTATTATCCACTGTTGCCCGATTTTGCGATCCTAAAAAGGTATTTCAGCAAGAATGGGACAGCATCCAAATGGTACGGTAAATTATCGTTGAACTGGAGCGGAACTGAACAGCAGAATAAACTCTACAACAAATCCATCAGGATTCTCTCTATCATGATCATCCCTGTGGCCTTTGGCATACACACGGTCACAGCATGGCTTTTTGCAACCACCTACAGACCGGGATGGGATAGTACAAATTTTGGGCCTTATTTTATCGCAGGTGCTTTTGTTGCAGGAGCCGGTGCGGTGATTACCATCATGTTCTTCCTCAGGAAATCCCACGGTTTGGAGAACTATATTACCGATGCTCATTTTGACAAAATGGGCAAATTATTGGTCCTGCTTTGCCTGCTTTATCTTTATTTTAATGTGAATGAATACCTCGTTCCCGCATATAAAATGACTGTAGAAGAAGGTGTTCACTTAAACGAACTATTTTTAGGACAATATGCGGCTTTATTCTACCTAGTGATTGTAGGGGGATTAATCGTCCCGATTATAGTCCTCTTATCTCCTAAAGGCAGGAAACCCTTCCCTGTTTTTATCATGGGAATGATTGTGGTTCTAGGAGCCTGGTGGAAACGCTACCTTATAGTAACCCCTACCCTGCTTCACCCTTTTCTCCCTATTCAGGGTGTTCCGGAATCCTGGCACCACTATTATCCGAGTACTATGGAATGGATCATCACCTTTGGCACCCTGGCCGGTGCACTGCTGATCATAACGATATTGGTGAGGTATGTTCCTATCATACCTATTCACGAGACAGCAGAGGAAATGGGAATTGCTGAAACTGAAAAAAACTAA
- a CDS encoding c-type cytochrome, with protein MKNAFIFALLSVLCLGFLSFTDYIQEAWVVPGNYKTMKNPTDKSDKENLAIGKSLYSKHCKSCHGAEGYGDGPKAADLKGDLGDFSSAEFQKQTDGELFYKTTFGRDDMPEFEKKIPDAEDRWLVVNYMRTLEE; from the coding sequence ATGAAAAATGCATTTATCTTTGCTCTTCTCAGTGTCCTTTGCTTAGGGTTCCTATCTTTCACAGACTACATCCAGGAAGCATGGGTGGTTCCCGGCAATTACAAGACCATGAAAAACCCGACGGACAAATCCGATAAAGAAAACCTGGCCATAGGGAAATCTCTGTATTCCAAACATTGTAAATCCTGCCATGGAGCAGAAGGATACGGAGACGGACCCAAAGCTGCTGATCTAAAAGGCGATCTGGGCGATTTCTCTTCTGCAGAATTTCAAAAGCAGACGGATGGGGAATTATTTTACAAAACTACTTTTGGGAGGGATGATATGCCCGAGTTTGAGAAAAAGATCCCGGATGCGGAAGACCGCTGGCTCGTAGTTAATTATATGAGGACCCTGGAGGAATAA
- a CDS encoding glutamyl-tRNA reductase — translation MEYVLRYIGISHNTASVKQREAFHIPEEDKAKFILRLKALFPDIKGLLLLATCNRTELYFESATTTTREVLEYFIKNASKAVADPCHSLFSRGDHTLHSVRHLVEVSTGLRSKVLGDAEIIFQIKKAYRISREIGAQGSLLERAMQTVFKSHKRVSNETHFRDGTTSAAYKALKTIETYFGKQEARHKKILIIGAGDIVKQLFKYVGKFDYDQIFVSNRTMEKASYLANKHGAETYPWVKVLKNEFEDFDVIIGAAGNCHHLVNAIDGKPRPILLIDLGLPSTINPLLTSKPEVSLYDLDTISSELENNRELRLRAISAVQGIAGEEVALFEKWYAERPLRKILAHYKINIRNQVEDFLPECDEFSCENLVELLTARVVRRIAKDPDKIYTNEQLNHLVKVEAYFAMEPDNGVNHKLSQS, via the coding sequence TTGGAATACGTTTTACGATATATAGGAATATCGCATAACACAGCATCAGTGAAACAACGGGAGGCTTTCCATATCCCAGAGGAAGATAAGGCTAAATTCATCCTGAGACTGAAGGCACTGTTTCCCGACATCAAAGGGCTATTACTTCTGGCCACCTGTAACAGAACTGAGCTATATTTTGAATCGGCTACAACAACAACAAGGGAGGTCCTTGAATATTTTATAAAGAACGCTTCAAAGGCCGTTGCAGATCCCTGCCATTCCCTTTTTTCCAGAGGTGACCATACGCTCCACTCTGTAAGGCATCTGGTTGAGGTATCGACAGGATTGCGATCCAAGGTATTGGGAGACGCTGAGATCATCTTCCAAATCAAAAAGGCTTACAGGATATCAAGAGAGATAGGTGCCCAGGGATCCTTGTTGGAAAGGGCCATGCAAACCGTTTTCAAAAGCCATAAACGCGTCAGTAACGAAACACATTTCAGGGATGGTACCACCTCGGCGGCCTACAAAGCACTTAAGACCATCGAGACTTACTTTGGAAAACAGGAGGCCAGACATAAAAAGATCCTGATCATCGGTGCGGGGGATATTGTAAAACAACTCTTTAAATACGTAGGTAAATTTGATTATGATCAGATCTTTGTGAGTAACAGGACCATGGAGAAAGCCTCTTATCTCGCAAATAAACACGGGGCTGAAACCTATCCCTGGGTAAAGGTCCTGAAAAATGAATTTGAGGACTTTGATGTGATCATTGGCGCAGCAGGCAATTGCCACCACCTGGTCAATGCTATTGATGGCAAGCCAAGGCCTATATTGCTCATAGACCTGGGATTACCGAGCACGATAAATCCGCTATTGACCTCCAAACCAGAGGTATCTCTTTATGATCTCGACACCATATCCTCTGAATTGGAGAACAACCGTGAATTGAGGTTGAGGGCGATTTCTGCAGTTCAAGGCATCGCCGGGGAAGAAGTAGCCTTATTTGAAAAATGGTATGCTGAAAGACCCCTTCGCAAGATTCTGGCCCACTATAAGATCAATATTAGGAATCAGGTGGAAGATTTCTTGCCTGAGTGCGACGAGTTCTCATGTGAGAACCTGGTAGAACTGTTAACAGCCAGGGTAGTGCGCAGGATCGCCAAAGACCCTGATAAGATTTATACAAATGAGCAATTAAATCACCTGGTTAAGGTCGAGGCCTATTTCGCCATGGAACCTGACAACGGTGTGAATCACAAATTATCCCAATCATGA